The sequence GCTCCCTACCTTGTGCAACCAAGTGCTATCCCGTTGGATGAAAAATTAATTACAATTCATTCATATCAAAGAGACGCAGGTCCCCTCTGCTGACACAGATTGGACGCTTGTGTCTGTACCCTACTTCTGAGGACACGTGCTTGAATACAGAGAGGACAGCCTGATGCTTTTTATCTTAAGGCTATGAATCAGCTCATTATTTTGACAACAGGGGTGGTGCTTCTCGCTGTCTAAGAATCGACTGAAATATTATTAAACGGATTTTTTTCATCAGACAACCACGTTCAGAGCAAAGAATAGCTTTATCTTTCATTGCAAACTTTGTCAGCATATCCATCCATCATCTTGTATTCTTGCTAAATTGTCTCGAGCAGGcaattttatagatttttttttttttttgtattattattattcccagTCTGAAACAAGCTCTGGATAATGGAATAGCTGTCAGTGCTAAGGGTTGCAAAACAATTACTTTATCATCCACTCAATACTGACATACTTTTATTTACCACATCCATATACAATTCATTAACAACGCTGTTacctttttaaccctttccAGTGTGATTGCATTGCCACAGTAGTCTTCCCAAGTAGTTGAATGAGCCTCACTTGTTCAAAAAGGAGGTGATAACATGTTAGGAAAGAATCATGATTTGTGGGCTCAAAATGTTGACCCTTCCTAAACCATGTTTTTACCTGAAGACGTCATTTCCCCATGTTTAAGGTGTTAATTAGGCAGTTTGTGGTTTTAAATTAACATGTAATTAAACATCCTTCAATGGGGCATACCTGCAACAGATGGGGGTCCTCTCATCATTATGGAAACTACAGGGTAGGCAGAAGTGGGTGGTAACATATCACAGCTGaaattatactttttaaaattcatgtaATCACATCTAATTTTCATCAAAATTTTAGTAACTATAACCTAAAGATCTAGGCTGCCGTAAGCCCCCAGCCTTCCTCTGCCATTCCCAGTCAACTTTAAATAACATGATCAAAAATGActcctccaacatggctgctaTCCAAGGGTCTCCAGGCCCCTGACAGCACTGCAGACATGCTAGACTTGTTTAATGTGGCCGTGGCAGCTTTATGGATGCCATCAATCCCACAGGCTCCCTCTTCCTCACGTCCCAGAGTTATTGATCGCAGTGCAGTTAACACACACTGCCATAGCTATCCGGAGCACAGAGCCACATCCCCACATCCCCACAGACACTGTGTTCAGCAGCGTTTTAACTAATGCCCACAGGACCTAGCAGGGCAAGAAGAGCACCATGCCTTACTCCCTCAAGGAAGGAAATGGATTTTCTATATTGATACAAGAatcaagacattttgacttttgtggcttaaataattcattttatgTCAAGCCTTACTGTAATTGCACTCAGTGAGTTATTGCTGTCATATTGTCAAACATATTATAAATGAGTTTATTTGTGCATGAACAAAGTTGTAAAACCATTATGTAATTTCTTTTGTATTAACAGTATAAATAGTTATAGTTATAATGATTTGTGCTTCCTGAAATGCAGATCCCCACTTGCTCTGGGAAACAAGAAGGCTTCACTGCCCCCTACAGGCctttataaatcattaccaAGGCCTAACATTCTTGACATGAGACTCATCAGTGCTTCAAGGGATATTTGGTGTCAAGCATAACATGGTAATCTGTTCTTTTGAGACCCACAGTGCACATGGTGTACTTATTATGGCTACCTTGTCTGTGAACCATTTGATGGACATGACCACAAATTCTGATATGGATCATTATGAGTCTAAGTAAGGCCTGCTCATGAAAGGTAGCTTGTTGTATTTCCGTTAGAGTAATTAGAGAAATCTTGTCTAGTTTACAtatctttgtgttttatgtatgagATGAAGCTGAAACACTTCCAGTATAGAGttttagatatttattttcTGATACTCATGATGATAAAAgcgaacttttttttttttttttttttaaatgtaattccACATGTTTTACATGTATGGTACACTGATAAGCATAGAGAGatacatgtaaatgaaaattaaagccATCTGCAAATACAGCACATTTGTGATAAACAAATATAGTGAAAGTACAGAAAAAGTATAAAAGATTACATAAATGCAAACATTAAACAACTACTTTGGTACTTAGCTGCTGCCTCTTTTTCTGATGTGTCATAGTTTATGTTAGATATCGCATAACATTGGCACAATCCAAAATAATGCTTCTAAAAATATATAGTTCTTAAAATCCAACTGTAATCTTTTACAAATCTAATCTTAGTGCATATGTACTCAACTCAAATATCTGACAGCGATatatcacatgtgaaaaagccCTTTTGCACATAACATAGAAAAAATATAGCAATGATATATGAGGTTCTTGATACTAGAAATTGCATTGAAAGCAGTGGCATGGCATGCAGTTTTGCAAATTGTGGTGCATAGTATAGATCAGCCGGTAAACAGATATTTGAGGGCACGTCCAATGATATTGCACACGTGGTACTTCTTTCTTCAGTCACTGCCTCCACAGAGCTTCAATAGCAGTTTCTTATAGTCTCCTGATGTGTCTCCCtgccaataaaacaaaagcatcaGCTAACTGATCCTTCTAATGACATACACAGAGATTTTCTTATGTGATAATTGCATCATCTGCTTGTCACATTCcactcatccattcatccatgaTACTTTGGTCTTATTTAGGTTGTGCATCAGATGGAGATACttacagaaatgtgtgtgtacagcgaCTTGCCGTAGTTTTTCATATACTCCTGGCGGATATCCAGCATGTCAACCTCAGAGCGGGACACCATGATCCGGATCAGGGTTTTGTCTTTGGTTCCAGCTCCctgagagcaaacacacacacacacagacatacacatgcacacacattaaagaCACAGTATGGGTTGGGTAATACCTAGATTACATATTGATAATACTGTCACACTATTATTTTGTAACGTACATAAAACTATGCAAGCAAAATGGGATGTCTCACCTTCATGGCCTTGTACAGCCTCTCAGCAAAGTAGGCAGGTGTATTCTTAATACACTTGACTGAAACAGACAAAATAGTGATTTATTACTGATGACAAATGGAGCTAGAGGGTAAACACCAGTTTCTAccttgtctttgtgtctttttgatACTAAATATGGTGGATAAAATTGGTCCCATCGCACCACAAAAGACAATCTACATAGAGCTGCAAGATGAATGTAATAAAGATGGcgaatatttactattatttactTGGTACCTGAAAAGtggcattttaaaaatcaagcaCTGCACACACCAAATTTGAGCGCAAAAGAAATATGGAATGAATGAGattcaacaaacaaaattagAAATGGTAAAGGATGTGAGATTAGAGACAAAAAGCATGAGTTTTTGCTcagttgaatgaaatgaaagacaatgcttcacaacaacaaacatccaACACTGCAGTGCACACCACCTCACTATGAAGATTTATCTTTATTAAACCAAGGGGGTGATACCAATTGACACATGTAATCAAAACATCTAAAAATCAGATTACTGTACCATAACCCTGAGCAATGTCAGcaacaaaagggaaaaacacaacagaaaacattatGCAGTAGCACAACCAAACTAGTATCACTTTCAACAATGCATTATGTAATCTGCAGCATGTAAACCACTGAGAATGGAAAATGTTATTGTGTGAAGAGGTGGAGTCTTTTACCTTGGCACGTCACACATGTAGACAAGCATCTGTAATTGTCATTTATTAACTATGTGCAACAAACTTTAAACAATACATGGGTGGGGCCTATCTAACACCAGACTTGTATAGGTGTgggaagtgtgtttgtgtgtgcgtgtgtgtggtcttACCCACTGCTAGCATGCCACTCTCAAGGTCTCCAGACATCTCTCTGCCGATACTCTTCTCAATGTCCCTGCCACACATCTGCTGGTACTCATGAAacactaaacacacatacagaaaaatgatcagtgacagagccAAAATATTATCAACAGCTGTGGCCAGATTCTCAGTTATACTTTGagatattttaaacatttaaccaGTTCACTTGTGCTAGAGTTTGCTTGTGATCATGTCCTCATGTACCTGCTCTGAGATGGGGTTTGCTCCTGGCACACAAAATGGCATtgaatttggactcatcagttCCCAGCTTGTTCTCTCCAGCGGCATAGAGGGCCTACAAAgagaatagtaataatagtaataataatatggaCAGGCAAAATATCTTTCCAATCAATCAATAGCTCAAGTAATACACAGCTTAGAATACCAGATTAGAATTACTAGTTTGCATATACATCTTCAAAACATTATTGATAAGAAAGAAACGGACTTTACCTGAGCGTCTTGCTTGGCTAAAGCAATGTCCACTGTTTCTCGTTCATCACGATTACCCTAAAAGTACAGAGGCAAAGGCAAATATTTCTAACAAAGTCTCTATACAGCTGCTAGCAGACAATATGTGTAATAGCTGTAGTAGTAATAGCTGTAGCTATACCTGGGCAAGTGAGATCAGGAGCCTGCGGAAGTGACCTGAGGTATCTCCACTGATGGCATCCTCCAGTGACTTCTTGTATTCTGGAATGACACAAATCTGATAGCAAATTACCACAGTAATAAGCAGGGTTTAACTGATATCAATTTCTGAAGGCTGATACCAGCATTGTTGGACTGGCTGGactgatttttacattttcagggCAAATGCCAAACGCCATGTATTTAGTGTTTACTCTTGGCAAAGTGGAAAAGGCTCTGAAACTGCATTTAAACCATAGGATACTAGGACACTACAACAGAAACCCACTCTGataaatttatttttggctCAGCAAATATTGACATCAGTGTGAAGCACCCCATCTATAGAAGAGGAAACTATAGGATATGTTACCACCTTTAAGTGAAGaattaatttgcaaaaacaaacaaacaaacaaacaaaaaataaaactactagTCATTTGAATTAATAAATTAGTtgtatcaagaaaataaaatttgattgcaGTGACACTTGTGTGTCATCAGCTCACCGCTGAAAAGTTCCCATCTCAGTGAAAACAGTGTTCAACCAGATAATCTGATTTTCAGTGTCACTTTTATAATGGCATCATGTGTGCCACTAACATCATGTTAATAATGTCAAATTACTGCTGTGTAACCTAACTGCATGATCCAGATGCACAAAACAACTAGTTAGTCCTCAAGTCTAGCTTTAATAAAATCAGactaaaaaacataaaaacagtctAACAGTCTAAGCCTAAGAAAGATACCACACACTGAGAGAAATGACTTTATATGTGTGACTTAGAAAATAATTACATTCTAATATGGTTACTGAAAATTTTCTGTGTGATACTTGTGTCCTGAATTTAGGAATAACAGGTCAGCTCCTGCAGGCTACTCCATCAATGTAACAGATGCATCTAgacatttcagtttttacacAAATCTAGACACATTAAGGTTGTTCACCAATCCAACCAATGTCATAGCAGTGTCTTTTGGGCCACTGTAGTGCTGCTGTGTGATAAACGAGAGCAGCTGGCATACAGTGCACTAGGTAGCCTGCAGGCATCTCACCTCTTTTATAAACACTGGTAATCTCCTTGATTTCAGCATTGGAACGAGAGGACAGGATCTCTATTAGGCAGGCTTCATCAGTTCCAGCTCCCTgttaaaagaacaaaacagagaTAAGGTAAAGGCCTCCTCCCCTCTAGCCTACGTCAGATttgtagccaaaaaaaaaaaaaataaaaatcacatttccttAATTGAAtgttcatacaaacacacaacagattcAATTACTTATTGTACAAAGCTTTGAAATACAGTAACTTGGCAACATGCTTTTTATCTGCCTGGTAACAACATTCCTCAAAATAATTATGTTAATAATATTGCATAAAATTGCATAAGGATGTAGTAATGTGGGCTGTAAGCCATTTTATGCTGAAAAGAAAGATGGCAAGCATGGAGAAAATTGTCCAGAGTTGCACTAACCTTTATGGCACTGTTGAGCTCATAGGCATCAAGCTCAGCAGGGGTCTTCAGCATGGCCATGACCAGCTTCCTAAAGTCCCCAGAAAGTTCTGAGTGCAGGTCCTTAATCAGATCCTGGAAAACCAAAGGACACAAGCTtggaataattaaaaaaaaaaaaaaaaactgctcaaaAAGCTGTGTGTCATGGCTATAATGAGCAGAGGACATCCAATCCCCTGTCCATTTCACTGGCAGTACCAGCACCTGTTGTCTGGCTGTCATATCATGCACCAAGGCACACTGAGCCATCTATTTctaaactggaaaaaagcatctgactacttttttttttttagagtgtaAAATGTTCTCTTCTATTTATCAGCATGCTAGAAATCATATGTAatgtataacacacacacacagattccaaCACAGCAGTGCAGTTCTCTAGAACCTGTTACAGCAGGCCCACATAACTATCAAAGTATTCTACCATATACTGACAGGTCTCAAACTAATTTAGTAAGATACTAAATGTATCTACAACAGCTATATtagagaaatacacacacacgcacacgcacacacacacacacacacacacacacacacacacacacacacacacacacacacacacacacaacacatatcTGATCTTCAATCTGTCACTTTATCACATATGAACTTTACAATAAGCTTGATGATGACTGTTACCTTCCCATAGGCAGTTTTGAAGGTCCTGAGCAGAGGTACACGCTGCTTGTTGGAGCGACTCCCCAGTAAGTCAATAATGGCCTGCTCATCAGTTCCTGCACAGACAAGTCCACAGTATCAAACCAGATTCAGATTACAGATAAAAATGTGCCCTCATTCCCCACGTATGTGGCTCACTTATACTTAAAAACGGCTAatcaccccccaacacacatacatacagtacaaacgAAAGTATTCACATAACAAAGGTTCCCACTTAACTGCATACAACCAAGTTATGTCGGTCTAAGTTTCATCAGAGTTGCACTGTGCATCACCCCTTGCAATTAACTGAAAGTTGCGTGAAACATAGTTGCATCAGGTTGAAACTGTTTCAACTTTTTGCAACAAGGTATATGCAACAACCAATCAGTCACAATCAATCACAATTTCAGGTCACGTGACTCCACAGTTTGGTTCCAATCCTTCTTTCTGCCAGTTCTGTtgggcttaaaaaaaaatttaatctcTTAACCACAACAGACAGACTTGTGCAGATGACATGGACATCAAACATGGAATTCTGTGTTCTTGAATGTTTTGAAGGTTGGTCAATTTCATGTAATGAGTTCTCTATTTTTGGTGGAGGTATATGTGTTTACTACTACATGATGTCAATTAATGGtaataattcatttttgaaTGCTTCATTTTGTTAATGGTAGctagaaaaaggaaagaaagttCTATGTTGTgtacatcattttcatttatctcATCGGTTGTTGCACATACACGAAACATTTGAAATGTTAAGTGTAATGTTTTAGTTGAATAAAATTAATGCAAGTCATAAATGTAATCAAGTTGCGTTAAAAACTTTCACATGTAATGTTGGCCGAAGACAACGCCCACTGCATAAAGTTCATCCAAAGGACACCGCAGTTAATACAGCTATGACCTAACAGATAGCAATGACTGATTTTGTTCACTGGGTTTTTGAAGATGGATCCAAAGCACTCACCAAAGCCCTTCATGGCCTTTCTCAGGACCTCCACATCTTTCAGTGGGTCAGCTCCAGGAAAATCCTTGATTGATCCCCTGAATCCTCTCTGAGTGGGCAATAAAGACATTCTCATAGTGCAACAATGCCATTATAATAGTCTAATAGATATTACATTGACTCTAACTGATTTCTCTATTTTTTCGGGGAATCAAAAAGCTATACATTgtgttaaatatgaaaaatgcaataaactgggggtaataaattacaaaatgcgAGACAtgagaacatacacacacacaaattgcaaCTACGGGCAATCAATGTCTCTTACGTTGACTGCTGGAGCTACAGGCATGGCTCCACCTCCATAGCTTGGCATGGATGGATTGGGTGATGGGGCCTTAGGGTATCCTGGCATTGGTGCTGGTGCAGCTCCATAACCGGGCATGGACGGGTTGGGTGATGGTGCACGAGGATACCCAGGCATCGGCTGGCCTGGCTGCCCAGCCTGCCCAGGGTATCCCATCCCTGGGCCTTGGGGTTGAGGCATGGTCCCTCCTGGCTGCGGGTACAGGCCATATGGCTGTTGGTTAGGGGAGGGGGCACCATACCCACCAGGCTGAGGGGCAGGTGGGTACCCCCCAGGAGCTTGGGGGAACATGGACGGGTTTGGTGTAAACCCCCCCATGGCCGCAGAGATCTGGTTGGCCTGTGGTTGGGAAAGATTGGCATCCCATAAAATGTGCACAGAGCTCTGATTGTTACCATGTATATGCAAGCAAAGGCAGCTGGTCACACCTTTTTTGGATTACACTTATTTATAGATTCCCTTTTATCTACATCAATATTTAACAACTGTTCAGGTGACTAATCATTGTCCTGAATCTAACCTAAGCAGAGAAGCAAGTGATATTCCTGATATTCTGAATTTCTGTAATTTATCCACAGTAGAGATAAATATCCAAACAAAGTGTGGCCATGCTAAATAATGAAGTAGGCAAATACAAGTTTTAGATTTCTGATTACAGACATGACAATGCAACATAAACAAGACATGGAAATAGAATTAGAAAattaaaagagaggaaaattgCGCCAGactctcaggtttcaaaagcaCTGATAAAGGTTACTAATTACATACGTAATTATTTTATCCATGCGAGAAAACTGGAAAGGCAAAGAAAGACAAATGCAATGCTGAAGAATTTTAAGATGCAGACTTGGAAAAGTCTTACCGTTACATTAAAGGGTGTGATATTCCATTTATGGCTGTGTAAATCAATCTAACTGGAATATTCAACGCAATCATCTGGTGATCTTGAATTGCAAACATGTAACTGAATTTTATAAGACTGAAGGTTAAGACTGAATGTAGTTTTAGGGCTAAACTTACCATGGCAGGAAGATTGGCAGGGTTGAATCCAGGGTTGGGTAGGTTGTCAAGACTGATAGAGGGATAACCACCAGTAGGCCCACCTCCCCAGCTGCCTGCAACAGATAACAGAGCCAGGCAGTTAAGTCACTTCACTGCGTATTAATGTAAAGAACAGCTGAGTCATACAATGCACTGCTAAATGCCAAGGGGAATATTAGATTGAGATAGGAATGAGCCATCCTTAATAGCAGGGCCCTGTTTCTCATTTCCCAATTAGTTAACAATTAGGAAACAGAATGGGAGTGCTATGTGAAAGCTGGACTGTGTGAGTTGTATCtgtcagcattttgttttttaggaaaaacaaaatcattcacTGTGTAACCCCTGTGATCTCTGTTGGCTATATAGAGGAAATGACTCACTAACCCATGTCTCTGGGCTGTAAATTGGGCAAACATCTAGCAGGGTTCCTTGACCTTAACACCCCATGTTTCACTTTCTCTTACTTTAACCTGAGTACATTCAATAGTATTGTTGAAGCCTTACCTGCTGGTGGTGCAGGTGGGTAGGCCCCAGCCTGTGGAGGGTAGCCAGCCTGTGGGGTGAAGCCACCTGCCTGAGGTGGGTAGGCTCCTGCTTGGGGAGGGTACGCTCCAGGCTGGGGTGGGTAGGCCCCAGGCTGCGGGGGGTAAGCCCCAGGCTGCGGGGGGTAGCTGCCACCCTGAGGGGGGTATCCAGGATAGCTCATGGCTTCAAacctagggggaaaaaaagtaaaaacattgGGAAAATCATTTTTCCATTCCTATCAGTAACAGATAAATGATACAAAGATGATAATATGATGATGCTTTTTATCCATGAAATGGATAAATAGTAATATTATCAGTTCCGTTGATGAATTGTGCATCTGTTGgttgaaaacacagagagaacacttGATTGTGGAGAAAAAAGATTAAAGCAAATGGCACCTTTAAGACAAGCTGAATGTGTTAACATAGCAACAACAGACCTGAAAGCACACTCAGCTCTGAACAACTTCCTCCTTCTGCTCTCTCAGTAGCTTCACTGAGCAGATTACCAAGATACAAGTGATCTGATTTCCCAGAACAGTTGCATTTTGCACTACGAAAAAATGTAGTCGTATCTCACAATAATCAAAAAGTAAATTGTtacaaatgaaatgcaaataaaactaCCGGTATGCTTCACAAGTAAAGTTCTCTGACTAATTTGTATACCAAGCCTTAGTGTTTTGCACCTAAAGGGACCTACAAGGAAACTAGCTGCCTTTTATCACACATTACCAAAAGTGTCAATTGATCCtactgcttttttcccccaaagatAAATTTTGCAATGGAGTTTGCAAACTATTCAACACAGTGCTCTCAAATGGAGCAATGCCAGTGGCAGGGCAATCTTATGGAAGGCTCTCATGGAACTCTTCATTCCAGGGCAGCTGAATCACACAAATTTGTAGTTAGGTGGTGAGATGGTGAGGAAAATTTCATTTTGGTCAGCTTAAATGCATTACTGTATGAAAAGCCTGTGCCTACTTCTTCCATGGTCAAACAGGCTGTGGACTTAATATGGAATAGGcttctcttctctgctttgcattttattgacatggAAAAAATGATGCTTTGTTTGAATAGCAACATTGTGCAAGGGGACCTTCCTTCCTTATGGAGTACAGAGGTCAATTCAGTTGTGACAGACATTAAATGGTATAATCTACATTCAAATTATTGTAGACATAAGCTACACAGGTCATGGGCTGCTGGCCCAGGACTTGATTTAGACATaatggaagaaaataaagccaCTCATTCAGTCCCTTCAATGTCCTGTCATTCCGCCCATTCATTATCCTGCATaaccacacttttttttccctataccCTGCACTTTATATCCAATACAGAAGCAATGAtgtactgttaaaaaaaaaaaaaatacattgttaaACTCATCAACTGTTATTACCCACTTGGCCAGATAAAGTGTGGTTTGTCTGGTTTAGGTTTAGGTTGGTACAGGCTCAAACACATCCCAAATGGTTTTGACttataaatatatttcatgGTTCAAATAGTGAGCTAACACACAACCACAATGCACAGAGATACATTACTTAGGGTGCAGGGATTAAAGACATCTGTCATTTCCAAAAGGGATCATAGGTGAATTGTGAACTGATCAACTTCCTCAAATGTTACAGTAAGGAGAGTCTGGATATGATAAAAGCTTTGGGCAGGCTCAGAGACTTATGTGCCAGTCAAAACTGTATTTCCTGCCTTTTTATCAACGCATGAATGGGTATAGGTGTGCCAgttatatatatttctttacaTGTAAGGCTAAAAGCAAACGTTCACCATACATACaggaaagacaaacaaacaacacccTGATAGGTCTGGTGTCAGTTATGTAACATCTAGGTTGTTTCGACTAATGTATACAAATGTAGAAAATTTCATTGAGCCAGCCCACTTTAGGCCTGTCCCAATCCCAAATTACAAACTAACACTGACAGTCAAGTCTATGCAGGAAGCAGGAGCTAATCGTGGCTAGCAGCCTAGTTAAATCTTAAGCCACGCCATAACCTTAAGCCATAAGCTTTGGAGTGCATAAACAACTGCAGGATATTTTTCAGCAACTGTAACCAAATGTTACAGTATGTACTAAGCGCTTCTGCTGGACATTTAGCAGCCTTACATAACCAGGCGAGCAAGTAGCCATACTGTTCACAGGCTAGCGACACTGCAAAGCAACCGCCGACTAACTTTCGCTACGAAACAACTCCATAACATAGCGTTTAACATAACCTGCAACTAAAATGCATTAGTTCCCATATCTATGTGCTTATAGGCTAAGTCAATCATGTaatgacttgattttttttgtgctacTTACTTCTCTTCCGCTGGCAGTCTCTTCCTGGTGGACTATTGCTTTAGCCGTAGTTGGTCCTGGCTGTATTTAACTAATGTGGGTGGGACTCATATTTTCCATGTGCGGAACCCACCCATCTTCCCGTCAGAGGCCACTGACGGACAGCCATCCAGTCCATATGATACGGACTCATAACAAGTAGGACTACTCATACATGTCACAGTGACATGGTGGAAAATGTGATATAGAGCCGTCACCTGATCAGTATTTCACAAGAGTGACCCCGAGATTATTCACTATGGGAATGAGTAAGGCCTGAAAATGAAAGCACTCAGGCCCTCCGCGCCTTTATCTTTATCTAATCTGTGCATCATATAGAACCCAGTGTACAGTTTAATAGGCTTATTAGATAGTAATGCAAATTGTGAATAGtgttaata is a genomic window of Myripristis murdjan chromosome 15, fMyrMur1.1, whole genome shotgun sequence containing:
- the anxa11a gene encoding annexin A11a isoform X1, producing MSYPGYPPQGGSYPPQPGAYPPQPGAYPPQPGAYPPQAGAYPPQAGGFTPQAGYPPQAGAYPPAPPAGSWGGGPTGGYPSISLDNLPNPGFNPANLPAMANQISAAMGGFTPNPSMFPQAPGGYPPAPQPGGYGAPSPNQQPYGLYPQPGGTMPQPQGPGMGYPGQAGQPGQPMPGYPRAPSPNPSMPGYGAAPAPMPGYPKAPSPNPSMPSYGGGAMPVAPAVNRGFRGSIKDFPGADPLKDVEVLRKAMKGFGTDEQAIIDLLGSRSNKQRVPLLRTFKTAYGKDLIKDLHSELSGDFRKLVMAMLKTPAELDAYELNSAIKGAGTDEACLIEILSSRSNAEIKEITSVYKREYKKSLEDAISGDTSGHFRRLLISLAQGNRDERETVDIALAKQDAQALYAAGENKLGTDESKFNAILCARSKPHLRAVFHEYQQMCGRDIEKSIGREMSGDLESGMLAVVKCIKNTPAYFAERLYKAMKGAGTKDKTLIRIMVSRSEVDMLDIRQEYMKNYGKSLYTHISGDTSGDYKKLLLKLCGGSD
- the anxa11a gene encoding annexin A11a isoform X2, whose product is MSYPGYPPQGGSYPPQPGAYPPQPGAYPPQPGAYPPQAGAYPPQAGGFTPQAGYPPQAGAYPPAPPAGSWGGGPTGGYPSISLDNLPNPGFNPANLPAMPGGTMPQPQGPGMGYPGQAGQPGQPMPGYPRAPSPNPSMPGYGAAPAPMPGYPKAPSPNPSMPSYGGGAMPVAPAVNRGFRGSIKDFPGADPLKDVEVLRKAMKGFGTDEQAIIDLLGSRSNKQRVPLLRTFKTAYGKDLIKDLHSELSGDFRKLVMAMLKTPAELDAYELNSAIKGAGTDEACLIEILSSRSNAEIKEITSVYKREYKKSLEDAISGDTSGHFRRLLISLAQGNRDERETVDIALAKQDAQALYAAGENKLGTDESKFNAILCARSKPHLRAVFHEYQQMCGRDIEKSIGREMSGDLESGMLAVVKCIKNTPAYFAERLYKAMKGAGTKDKTLIRIMVSRSEVDMLDIRQEYMKNYGKSLYTHISGDTSGDYKKLLLKLCGGSD